One genomic segment of Candidatus Cloacimonadota bacterium includes these proteins:
- a CDS encoding T9SS type A sorting domain-containing protein encodes MKFLFILITLLLCANLFSQVILHPRYHTYEEIKAEIDSLQNLYPEFVMIDSIGHTLGADPYQEPLPIWAVKISDNVTVDEDEPAVMFAGQCHAEEVLGVEITMYMIQDICEHFYQFPYNLWIANLEMWFVPSYNPEGLEIVMDGIDTSWRKNQRDNNLNGILDFVLGPGNDSDGVDTNRNYSFNWCHGDTLWAPGGEELWDYYRGPAPFSEGGPMAIRDLAAEQHFIFSINWHSSRTGNFSEKVFYSFEWNGEKRSPDFILNQYIGNTVAGLIEKENGTGFYEPSASGGRKGNAHDWFYQAHGTTQLLIECGTQNLQPPNEPPLYLVDDTCERCSQGAYWLLDRAIGYETDNAMLTGHVTDADTENPLVAEVIVEQHKAPFFAPRMTDELYGRFWRVLMPGTYDLRVRKKGYEEQIINDITVNNSVWTELEIELTPLEEITVTGNITCNGEPVPAEIIIFSLENDTLYTNNGEFSYNGFAGNFKMQVISNNCVPYLYQENLEPGNYDFEIELNPETVIFSESWNNGFARWDVSGDWAIEFDEYENSNVATNNYGFFLQSFHKFYPNNSNSILTTIDQIDLHEASDDIVLCFDHKYYTEHDADICSVEISTNGSDWEVLEVFSGRNEAWYYLPNAQSDRFLIPLSDYIENNISLRFNFFSDETLRDPGWWIDNIKIVASEGISDSNEIDIDPNLTKLYSNYPNPFHNFTTISFNITAEDGEKAEILIYNLKGQKIKTFSNYQITKSSNQQVMWDGTNEKNKPVSSGIYFYQLKTDNYQKTKKMIFMR; translated from the coding sequence ATGAAATTTTTATTTATTCTAATAACATTATTACTTTGTGCAAACCTGTTTTCGCAGGTGATCCTGCATCCTCGTTATCATACTTATGAGGAGATCAAAGCAGAGATAGATTCCCTGCAGAATTTGTACCCGGAGTTTGTCATGATCGATTCCATCGGTCATACTCTGGGAGCTGATCCTTACCAGGAACCTTTACCGATCTGGGCGGTGAAGATTTCCGATAATGTAACTGTCGATGAAGATGAACCCGCAGTAATGTTTGCCGGACAATGTCATGCGGAAGAAGTTCTTGGTGTTGAGATCACGATGTATATGATCCAGGATATTTGCGAACACTTTTACCAGTTTCCATACAATTTATGGATTGCCAATTTGGAGATGTGGTTTGTTCCAAGCTATAATCCCGAAGGTTTGGAAATTGTCATGGATGGTATTGATACTTCCTGGAGAAAGAATCAAAGAGATAATAATCTGAACGGAATTCTTGATTTTGTTCTTGGTCCCGGAAACGACAGCGATGGAGTCGATACAAATCGTAATTACTCTTTTAACTGGTGTCATGGAGACACTCTTTGGGCACCTGGAGGAGAAGAATTATGGGATTATTACAGAGGACCTGCACCTTTTTCCGAAGGCGGACCAATGGCTATTCGTGATCTGGCAGCAGAACAGCATTTTATCTTTTCCATTAACTGGCATTCATCCAGAACAGGAAATTTTTCCGAAAAAGTTTTTTATTCCTTTGAATGGAATGGAGAAAAACGCTCTCCTGATTTCATTTTGAATCAATACATCGGAAATACTGTTGCCGGTTTGATCGAAAAAGAAAATGGAACCGGATTTTACGAACCTTCTGCTTCCGGGGGAAGAAAAGGAAATGCTCACGACTGGTTTTATCAGGCACATGGAACTACCCAACTCCTGATCGAATGCGGAACCCAAAACCTGCAACCTCCAAATGAACCTCCGCTTTACCTGGTTGATGATACTTGCGAGAGATGCAGTCAGGGAGCTTACTGGTTATTGGATCGAGCGATCGGTTACGAAACCGATAATGCCATGTTAACCGGACATGTAACAGATGCTGATACAGAAAATCCTCTCGTTGCAGAAGTAATAGTCGAACAACATAAAGCACCTTTTTTCGCTCCTCGAATGACCGATGAACTCTACGGTCGTTTCTGGAGAGTTCTGATGCCCGGAACTTATGATCTCAGAGTTCGTAAAAAAGGATATGAAGAACAAATTATCAATGATATAACCGTGAACAATTCGGTCTGGACTGAACTCGAAATCGAACTGACTCCTCTCGAAGAAATCACTGTTACTGGTAATATAACCTGCAACGGAGAGCCTGTTCCGGCAGAGATCATTATTTTCAGTTTGGAGAACGATACGCTCTACACGAATAATGGAGAATTTTCCTATAACGGATTTGCAGGTAATTTTAAAATGCAGGTAATTTCCAACAATTGTGTTCCCTATCTTTACCAGGAAAACCTGGAACCGGGGAATTACGATTTTGAGATCGAACTGAATCCTGAAACCGTTATTTTCAGTGAATCTTGGAACAATGGTTTTGCCCGTTGGGATGTTTCCGGAGATTGGGCAATTGAATTCGATGAATACGAAAACTCAAATGTAGCAACAAATAATTATGGCTTTTTCTTGCAAAGTTTTCATAAATTTTATCCAAATAACTCAAATTCTATTTTGACAACAATTGATCAGATAGATCTGCATGAAGCCAGTGATGACATTGTTCTTTGCTTTGATCATAAATATTATACGGAACACGATGCTGATATTTGTTCAGTCGAGATTTCAACAAACGGTTCTGACTGGGAAGTTCTGGAAGTTTTTTCCGGGAGAAACGAAGCCTGGTATTACCTGCCAAACGCTCAATCCGATAGATTCCTCATCCCTCTTTCAGACTACATCGAAAACAATATCTCTTTGAGATTTAATTTTTTCAGCGATGAAACCTTGCGAGATCCGGGCTGGTGGATAGATAACATCAAGATCGTTGCTTCCGAAGGTATTTCCGATTCCAATGAAATAGATATCGATCCGAATCTCACTAAATTATATAGCAATTACCCGAATCCGTTTCATAATTTTACGACAATTTCATTTAATATCACCGCAGAGGACGGAGAGAAGGCAGAGATTTTGATCTATAATTTGAAAGGTCAAAAAATTAAAACATTTTCAAATTACCAAA